The DNA segment CGCAGGCATCTACCGTCGCGCCTGACGTCAGCACGTCGTCGATCAGGACCACGCGGCGGCCCGCGACGAGATGTTGCCGATCAGGCGCGACCTTGAACGCCCCCTGGACGTTGCTGGCCCGTTGCGGCCGCGACAGGCCGATTTGCTGCTCGGTCGGACGGATCCGGCGCAGCGCCTCGGCCGCGACGGTAACGCCGGTGTGACGCTCGATGATGCGTGCAAGTGCGCCTGACTGGTTATAGCGGCGGCTCCATCCGCGCCGCCAATGCAACGGCACGGGAACGAGAACATCCGCCTCGCCGAGCAATTCACGGCCGGCCCGCGCCATCCAGCCGCCCATCGCCGGCGCCAGATCCGTGCGGTCCTGGTACTTCAAGGCATGCACGAGCGTTCGCGCCACGTCGTCATAGCGCACGGCCGCGCGGGCCCGCGCATAGGCCGGCGGATTGGCGATTGCCTCCATCGAGAGCATGTCGGGTCCGGGGTCGTACACAAAGGGAATGCCGAGGCGCGGGCAGAACGGCGGCGCGATAAACGAGAGCTTGGCCCAGCAATCGGCACAGACGCCTTCGCCCTCGACCGGCTCGCGACAGGCCACGCATAAGGACGGCAGCGCGACGTCGAGCGCCAGTTTTGAGGCATGCGACCATGCGTCCCGACACGCAGAAAGCACGCCGGCAAGGCGCGCCGGGATGGAGCGGGATGATGAGGTTGGCTCGGCGTCCATGGCTAGTGGTCAAGGTAACGTCGGGCGTGTCTGTGCTCAAGCGGCAACAGCATCATGCTGAGTAGCAGTGCCGATCTTGCCAAATCGCAAGCGCGCGCCAGCTAGATGTGACCGTCGTCTGACCGTGAAGCCGCATCACCATGCTTCAAGTTCTTTTCCCTCAGCCCTATCAAATCGAAGTTTCCAGACTTCGCCAGCAACTCGACGAGGCGCATCTCGCCTGGGTCAAGGCGTGGAAACAAAGACAGGCCGAGTTCAAGTTGGAGAATATCCGCTTCCGCCACGATCCGCTTTGGAAGAAGCGGATTTTCAGCATTCAGGCGGCCCACGACGGCGATATCTGGTTCTGGCGGGCCACCCGCGTCATCTTGGGCTGGGGCGTGGCATCGATTTAGCTGATTACCCTCGCGCCGCGCGCTGGCGAGAGCCTGGCTGATAGGCAAGCCGGCTGTGGCCGGCGCAATAGGGCAGGCCGCCCAGCGGCGGGTTGCCGCAAAAACAGAAGCCCTCTTCGCCGGGGTGATTGATCGGCCAGCGGCACCTTTCCTCGCTCAGCTCGAACAGGGAACAGTGCTGTTCGCTGCGGATCGTATCGTCGCTCTCTTCCGCCGGCGTTGCCTCGGCGAACAGCTTTCGCAAAATCCGGTACTGCAACCTGGGTACCGATCGTGAGCGGCCCGGCTTCGCGTTCTCCCGGCGGCACATCGGCTTCTTTTCGCGGGTCAGACTGAGGCGCGAAAGCTTGCCGATGACGGCGTTACGGCTCACCCCGATTTCGTTGGCGATTTCGCGGCATGAGAGACCTGCGGCGAAATGCTGTTTGAGAAGCTCGATGCGCTCGGTGGTCCAGGTGTTGTCGGGCATTTGAAAAGTCCAAAAAGTATGAGCCGTCACGCCGGCTCCCCCAAGGCCTCCCAGTTGCCGATCCGTCCCGAGTGCCGCGTTACGTGCTCTTGCCGTTGTCGCGGATCGAAAGCAGCCCGTCCTTGATGGCGAGACGAATACCCTCCTCGATCAGGGTCCTCGCTACGCCCGGTACGCTAGTCCCGTGGGTTCCCTGTCTGACCAGTTTTTCGAGATAGGTGATGGTCGAAAGGGCCAAGGTGACTGGAACCCGGTCGGTTTCGGCTTTTTCTGTGGCCATGAAAAACGCTAGCCCTTAACTGGGGTACATAAAAGTATCTATTAAGAGTCTATTAAGCCCCAAAATGGCTCGGATTGCGAGTCGAAAAGCAAGCGCGTACCAACCCGCATGGCTTCGAAACCGGCTGCTGCGCCCCGTCTGTTTGACCGCGACTTGCTGCGCGCCCGCCTCCAGCGGGCACAAAGGCTGGGGACCGCGACCTTTCTGCTGGATCGCGCCGCGGAAGACATGGCCGATCGCCTCAATGCCGTGTTGCGCGATTTCAAAAGCGTGGCCGAAGTCGGCACGCCGGGTGACCAGGTCGCCAAAACCCTCTCGAAGCGCTTCGATCGCTATGTGCGAGCCGA comes from the Bradyrhizobium erythrophlei genome and includes:
- a CDS encoding GcrA family cell cycle regulator; this encodes MPDNTWTTERIELLKQHFAAGLSCREIANEIGVSRNAVIGKLSRLSLTREKKPMCRRENAKPGRSRSVPRLQYRILRKLFAEATPAEESDDTIRSEQHCSLFELSEERCRWPINHPGEEGFCFCGNPPLGGLPYCAGHSRLAYQPGSRQRAARG
- a CDS encoding ComF family protein → MDAEPTSSSRSIPARLAGVLSACRDAWSHASKLALDVALPSLCVACREPVEGEGVCADCWAKLSFIAPPFCPRLGIPFVYDPGPDMLSMEAIANPPAYARARAAVRYDDVARTLVHALKYQDRTDLAPAMGGWMARAGRELLGEADVLVPVPLHWRRGWSRRYNQSGALARIIERHTGVTVAAEALRRIRPTEQQIGLSRPQRASNVQGAFKVAPDRQHLVAGRRVVLIDDVLTSGATVDACARALLRAKAKAVDVLVFARVVDGHRTPI